The genome window aaacaaatttaaaaacccTCAACCCTCAccttttccctttgtttcctttcttttttttgcagTAAAATTGGAGAGGAGCAATCCCctgaggatgctgaggatgGGCCCCCAGAGCTCTTGGTGAGCCTTTGCACTCTCATTAATTAATTTCACTTATTACTCACCCTGCAATGCAAATTTCCAACCATTCCCCTTTTGCTTTCCCCAATCCCAGTTTATCCATGGTGGTCACACTGCAAAGATCTCGGATTTCTCCTGGAATCCCAACGAGCCCTGGGTCATTTGTTCTGTATCAGAAGATAATATCATGCAAGTCTGGCAGATGGTGAGTTCTTTGGCTGCCTTGAAATTCCTGGATTTCAGCATTCCTGCTTTTCTTTACAGCCCTCAGAATTCCCCAGTTTTAACAGTGCAATCTCCTTGAGATGTGGCCAAAGAAGTTTTCCAAATACTCAGGAGAtgttttgtgtttaaaaaaaaatcaaatgttaGTGCAGAAGgaaatttttcctttctgcGTTTGAGAACCAAGGATGAAATTGAGATTTCTGTATTATTGTCTTAAGGAATATTTGAGATTTCTTTCTCCAAAGATGAAAAAGGTGCTGATGAACAGGAACAGTTTGCTGGCCCCTATTTTCCCAGCTGCTGAAGGGTTTGGAAAACAATCCTGaccattttcctatttttttttgtttatctcTAAATTTTATTCTTGGCAACTTTCTACGTAATTCTTCTAGAAAGTGCTGCTGAGTAAAACAAATAATTGAAACACTTTTGTGAGTTTTGCAGTGGACTCTGCTTTAGCAGATTCCTTTTTACAGGATATTTTTTCACCCCTGCATTTATAGATAAAGTTATTTGTAAATCAGGGATGGGTGATCCATACCTGCAAATTGAAACTCATTTTTGAGTTTTCAGTGGACTCTCCCTTAGCAGATCCCTTTTTACAGGATATTTTTTCACTCCTGGATTTATAGATAAAGTTGTTTGTAAATCCATATCTGCAAATTGAAACTCTTTTGTGAGTTTTGCATGGACTCTCCTTCAGAAAATCCCTTTTTACAGGATATTTTTTCACTCCTAGATTTATAGATAGGATTGTTTGTGTTGCTGTTTTTTAATGTAAATCAGGGATGAGTGATCCATATCTACAAATTGAGTTTCACAAATCACAAATGAGTTTCAATTTGTGAGTTTTCAGTGGACTCTCCTTTAGCAGATCCCTTTTTACAGGATGTTTTTTCACTCCTAGATTTATAGATAAAGTTATTTGTAAATCAGGGATGGATGATCCATACCTGCAAATTGAAACTCTTTTGTGAGTTTTGCAGTGAACTCTCCTTCAGCAAATCCCTTTTTACAGGATATTTTTTCACACCTGGATTTATAGATAAAATAGTTTGTAAATCCATATCAGCAAATTGAAACTCTTTTGTGAGTTTTGCATGGACTCTCCTTTAGCAGATTCCTTTTTACAGGATATTTTTTCACTCCTGGATTTATAGATAAGGTTGTTTGTAAATCAGGGAAGAGTTTTGCAGTGGACTCTCCTTTAGCAAATCCCTTTTTACAGGATATTTTTTCACTCCTGCATTTATGGATAAAgttgtttttgttgctgttttaatGTAAATCAGGGATGAGTGATCCATACCTGCAAACTGAAACTCTTCTGTGAGTTTTCAGTGGACTCTCCTTTAGCAGATCCCTTTTTACAGGATATTTTTTCACTCCTGCATTTAAGGATAAAgttgtttttgttgctgttttaatGTAAATCAGGGATGAGTGATCCATATCTGCAAATTGAAATTAATTTGTGAGTTTTCAGTGGACTCTCCTTTAGCAAATCCCTTTTTACAGGATATTTTTTCACTCCTGCATTTAAGGATAAAgttgtttttgttgctgttttaatGTAAATCAGGGATCAGTGATCCATACCTGCAAATTAAAAAATTCCCAGCAGTTTTTGGGGGTGGAATCCTGTCCAAAAGTTGGGAATTGCTCCCTGAGTGTGTCCACCCTGTCCTGCAGGCAGAGAACATCTACAACGATGAAGATCCCGAAGGAAGCGTGGATCCAGAAGGTCAAGGATCCTAAATCCAAACTTCCCCctggtttttcctttctccttctcttccctctCAGCCCTCAGATTGACTCAACACTGGTTTTGAGACACACACACGTTGATTTTTGTGTTCAGCCATGCTCCTGTAGATCCCACCacccaaaaaaggaaaaataaaaatgctcagCCCCCTCAGGTCAGTGCTGTAGCTCCAAAATTCCTACAGCTGCCTCCTTTATTGGTCTGGCTGtcccttttttcctgccttcatGCTTGGgattagttttttttttcctctcttttgctTGCTGCCTAATTTAAACAAAAGTTAAATTGGCAGAGCTGCCCAGATGGGCTTGAGCCAGCAGAGATGATCCAAGTGTTAATCCCCTGACAAGCTCAGAAATGGTGTGGAAGGTCTTGCCCTCCTCAGAAACCTTGGAATTCCTTTAGTTATCTGTTCTTTGtggctttttctgcctttgcaGATACAAGTTCTGACTTGAActgaaatttttccttttttttttttttttttttttttttgttggcaaTTCTGGATttttcattccttccttcctttccctttcctccctcttgctggctgccagcaatttggttttagctattcctgcagagcctctctcACCTGCCATGTTTTTTTTGCTCTGTTGTTGCATTTCTCGAGCTGTGTTTTTCACACCACGTTCCTTTCCTTGCTGTgaaatttttctgaaattttggGGAAGCCCTGCAGTGGTAAAAGGTGTTTGTCTGTGccctcagcagccttggcagctggtggaaaacaaattaaatgtgGAGAAAATCAACTTTTTTTAGGAGTTTAGTCCTTGCCCACAGGGTCCTGCTCGTCTTCCACACCAGCAGCCTCTTCTCTCCATCTCCTCGTGACTCATTGAGTGTTCTGCAGTTGGAATAAAGTTTTTCTACATAAATGCTGCCAAGTTGGAGGagttttgtgtggttttttctgcatttattgCTTTGCTGAGGGTGTTTTCAGGGTGGTTTCTGCCTATGTGTGTCCATGAGTTTGGGTGCTGGGAGggatatattttaatttttaagacatcaaattggatttttttctccctctctcatttctgctgctttgtgaaataaattaatgaGCACTCAAACCATTTTTCTTCCCCTCAAGCCTTGCTGCTTTCTCTGCCTTCAGCCCTTTCCAcaaatgtttttttttgttatccTGCAGCACAACTTTTAACACAAACACCTCAGTTTGATCAATTTGGGTCCTTAAACTCTGAccttttattttcagtgtgAGACTCGATATCAAGTGGAAAAACCTCTTCCCCACCACCTCCTTTCTGTGGAGCACGTCCCAGTACAGCAGAAACTcttgaaatacaaaagaaaaatcctcTTCAAAGGAGAAAGCTTCTCTTGCATGTAAACTTTAAAAGTCAAACCCCCCTAACACCAAGCTCCCAGAAAAACAACATTttcccaaacacagcaaaacatcAATCAGTTATTCCTCATCCATATCCTTTGTTCAGtacaaagatatttttttttttttggttctgctcctctggggaaaagcaaagagcagcagcagcagcacctggggaaATACCCAAGGAAAAGATTGGAAATTCAAATTGGAAATTCAAATTGGAAATTCAAAGATTggaattcccagctccaggcagctgctgcacatcaGGCAGGGTAAAGCAGCACGAGGAGAATCTCTTGGATCCTCTGTCCATTGGTTTTTTTGCTACAAAGAGGAAAATTCTGTGGTTCTAAGAgtcctgctctgctttttcCTCCGGTTTGCAGAGGTGCCCGTAGATTTCTAAGCAGCTCCTGtgaggggagaaaggaaaatcaggCTGTGGAATATTTACATCAATGCTTTGGCtggagaaaaaaggggggaaaaaaagttattttcatAATATGGAAGAAAAATGAATTCAAGGGGCTCATTCCATGGTTTGGAGTGGCCTTGGCAAACAGGATTTCACAGAAGGAAATGTCATTTTTGGGGGGGCTCGTGGAaaaggcagctcagagctgcacttaaccctgagctccccagagcaAAGTGAAACCCCATTTAAAGGTGTCAGCGCTTCCAGGGGTGGAAATTTGTGAATTCCAGGAGTTAAGAGGCTCCAGAAATACAGATTTAAATGTTGGGCTGTGATTTAGAAAACCCAGGCTGCAAGGGCAGGGTGGTGTTGGGGTCTGGGCTGAATCCTGAATGCAGTTTGCAGGCTGAGAGCTCATCCCAGTGCTGGATAAAAAacctttggggtttttgggaataTCCTGggtggagaaggggaaaaaggaatgCTGACAAAAACTGAGGGTGCAGGAAATGGTGAGGCTGGAATaacacagcagctccaaactGGGTGAGCAAAACAATCCACAAACTCATGAACATCTTCTGGAGCTTCAGAAATTCACATTGCACAGCACTCATGGAGTGAAAccaggacagaacagctccagcatccccagcccgGCTTCCCAAAGCCAAacctcagctccttcccacaCATTCCTGAGGAAACACCACTCCTGCTCCTTGGGAAGCCACTCCACCACTCCTGGGGGCTTCCAGCAAATCCCTCTGTGCTGTTGTGCAAaggagctgggattgctgctggggcccaggagcaggagccctgAGCTGTGTGACGCCACTGTGGGCTTCTCCTCAGCGTCCTCCTTGTCCTCCCATCCCTGTGACCCCACTGTGGGCTCCTGTCCATCCCTGTAACCCCACTGTGGGCTCCTCACCACCATCCTTCTCTTGTTCCCATCCCTGTGACCTCATTGTGGGCTCCTCTGCACCATCCCTTCCTTCTCCATCTCTCTGACCCCACTGTGGGTTCCTCTCCGCCTTCCTTCTCCTGTTCCCATCCTTGTGACCCCACTGTGAGCTCCTCTCCACCTTCCTTCCCATCCTTGTAACCCCACTGTGGGCTCCTCACCATCCCTCTGACCCTGCTGTGGGTCCTCCTGGCCCTGTGATCCCACTGTGGGTTCCTCCCCAccatctctctccttttcccaTCCCTGTGACCCCACTGTGAActcctgtccatccctgtgacTCCACTGTGAGCTCCTCACCAccatcccttcccttctcctgttCCCATCCCTGTGACCCCACTGTGGGCTTCTCCTCACCATCCTTCTTATCCTCCCATCCCTCTGACCCCATTGTGAGTTCCTCTCCAccatctctctccttttcccaTCCCTGTAACCCCACTGTGAActcctgtccatccctgtgacCCCATTGTGGGCTCCTCCCCACCATCCATCTcctcctctccatccctctgaccCCACTGTGGGTTCCTCTCCGCCTTCCTTCTCCTGTTCCCATCCTTGTGACCCCACTGTGGGTTCCTCCCCACcatccctctccccctcccagcccctctgcccctcGGGGATGACCCCCAAGCTCACTTGTAGATGGAGAGCTCCCGATGGAGGCTGGTCCtgagctcctccagctcctggttcttgcgctgctggagctgcacccCGTTCTTGAGCTCCTTCAGCctgtcctccagctcctccacctgctcctgcaggcacaAAACGAGTTCAGAGCTGAAATTCTCCTCAGGGATCTCCCTGTGCGTGGCGCTGCTGGGGACAAGCACAGCCAGGCCGCCCCTGCCCAACCACCCTGCAAATAAATCTTTGTTTTGGCACAAAGGTGGGGatttgggctgggctgggccgtGTTTTGTCCTCAGGCTTCTCCTGCCTGCTTGGTTTTGTCCCCTGAACCGCTTGGTGTGTGTTTTGAGACGCTGCCAGAGCTGTATAAACCCGTGAGTCAGGAGATAAATGAGGAatttgggaaaaggaaaatgtggaggcacaaaagggatccaaaaaaccctgaaaacccATAGTGGGGGTTCTGGTGGCTCTgatccccatcccagcagggaggagctgtgagggaagggcaggggcagcttcCAGAAACTGCTGGGAGGAGGCAGCGGCTGCGAGCCGAGAACTGAGAGCGCTGAAAGGGGGGAGATGAATTGTGGAGCCTCTCTGCCAAATGTGCTCTTGGGGAGATTGAATTGCCTCGTCCCTCAGGCCAAGGGCACGCCTGGCCCAGCCAAACTGCCCTCCCTGGAGGCggcctggggctctggggacatGGGTGAGACCCTTCCTGGCAGAACCTGCCCCAGCAGGAAGGGGATTtgtaagaaaatgcaaatatttaatatttgtatttaaacTGGCTTTTCTTGGCTCAGCGCTgtgctcagaggagctgtgggaagtgtctggtgcctgtgctcagcagcatcGCTGAGCTTTGGGAAGGAAATCTCCCATCCCTTCCACCTTCTGAGGGGCCAAAACCAAGGGAATATATTCAGGAAAAACCCATTTTCCAAGCTGGGTGAAGCCCCACCACATCTCTGGCTTTGCCTTATGCCCGTGTTTCACCTGGCCCACGCCAGGCTGTGGGATAACTCTGATTCCAACCAGCAGGAGATGTTCCAAATCCTTCCCATCCTCATCCACCCCATTTCCCTGGGCCCTACAAGCAAATCCCTGGATGCCAAGCACAGCTCCCACTCTCCAAACAAAATGTGGAGCTGTGCTTGGCACCCAGGGATCTCTCTAATCATCCAACCCAAACTTCTGTCATTGGTATCAATAAATCCCCACTCTAGCAAACCACCCATTGCTCCAAGCACTTCCTCCTGAACCTGACCACGACCTTCAGCTTCTTTGGCCAGTGTTCAAGCCCATCCCTGCTAGGAATCCCACTAATCCTCATCTCAAGAACATTCCCAGGACGGAGCTGTGCCCTTTGGGGCTCTCATACCCGGTACTGCCCGACCTCCTCATCCCTTTTCTGCTTGACCAGCACgatctgctcctccaggctgcggTTCTGCATCCTCAGCCGGCTGACCTCGCCCTGCAGGGGCCTCAGGGCTTCCTTCATGCCCTGGATCTCCCCCTGCATCTCCTGCAGAGCCTTGGCCCCGGCCTCGCGCCGCTCCAGCAGCCGCAGCAGCTGCGGCTCGTAGTGCTCCTCCAGCCCCCGCCGGCTCTGGGCCACAAAACTCTCGAATTCCAGCGACAACCTGCGGCTCTCCTGCAGGTACAGGTTGTCCTGGCGGCACGGAGGAGCCTCCAGGCGCTGCCTCAGaacttccttctccttctcgcAGCTCTCCTTGAGCTGGGACAGCTCCCCCGAGAGCTGCCccgcctggctctgcagctCGCCCTGGTAGGCGGCGTGCTGCGAGAGGTCGTgcctcctgctctccagctggtACTGGCAGGCCACGCACTCCTTGGTCACCTTGAAGAGCTTCTGCTTGATCTGGCGGATCTCGTCGCGCAGgttgtccctctccagctccaccTTGGCCAGCAGCCTGCAGGCAGCCTGGATCTCCTCGTGGGCATGGCGGATCTCCTGCAGCGCCGGCTCGcgcagctgcgccagctccgcgaTCAGCCTGTCCCGCTCGcgctccagctgctccaccaCCTCGATGCACTCCTGGAAGTAATTGCCCAGCTCTTCCAGGCTCAGGCATCGCTGCTCCGGGGTGTTGGCATCCAAAGGGCCGCCTGCTCCCTCTGTGTCCATGGCCAGCGGGATTCCTGCCCCATCTGCATGGTCTGGGATCCCTGCTCTGTCCGTGTCCATGGCCAGGGGGATCCCTGTCCCACCTTCATCCACATCCAGCAGAAATCCTGATGTATCCTCATCCAGTGGGATTCCTGTCCCACCTTCATCCACATCCAATGGGATCCCTGTCCCACCTTCATCCACATCCAGCAGAAATCCTGATGTGTCCTCATCCACTGGGATCCCTGTCCCACCTTCATCCATGGCCAGTGGGATCCCAGTACCACCTTCATCCACATCCAGAATTCCTGATGTATCCTTGTCCACTGGGATTCCTGTCCCGCCTTCATCCACATCCAGCAGAAATCCTGATGTATCCTCATCCAGTGGGATTCCTGTCCCACCTTCATCCATGGCCAGTGGGATTCCTGTCCCACCTTCATCCATGGCCAGTGGGATCCCAGTCCCACCTTCATCCACATCCAGAATTCCTGCTGTGTCCTGGTCCACTGGGATCCCTGTCCCACCGCCATGCACGTCCAGTGGAACTTCTACCCCGTCTGCATCCATGTCCAGTGGGATTCCTGTCCCATCTCCATCCACGTCCAGCGGGATCCCAGCCCGGGCTGCCCCCTCATCCAGCGGAGCTCCTGCTGTGTTTATCTCCAAGGAGGGATCTCTGCTGACAGCCCTGGAGTCTGGGCTGCCCCCGTGCAGGGGTTTGGATCCGTTCCCTGCCGGATCCAACGGGCTGTGAGCACGTTCTgggtgtggagcagctccttcagctgctccctgtggggctgggggtgctctggcttcatccagctgcagctctggagggGGCTCGGGCTGTGCCATcaggtccctggggaggagaggggatgTTTAACCAGAGCAATGAGTTTGAGCaatctcagcctttcctccccaTCCTCTGAGACCCCAGAACCAGCGTGTCCCACCAtggccctgctgctgtgacCATCCCTGTGTCACCCACACAACGCTCCGGTGACAATAGGAGTAGGTGATAGCCTGTGATACGCTGTGTAATTGGTTTTAATCCACTGGTGGGATGTCAAGTATGAAAAATCACACccgataatcttaacaaaattacaaatacagaaattagaatgatttctactagACAAAAATAATGTTGTTATcaatttttacagcagcacaagcagttcgcAGGCACACACAACCTTTATCAG of Zonotrichia albicollis isolate bZonAlb1 chromosome 20, bZonAlb1.hap1, whole genome shotgun sequence contains these proteins:
- the SYNC gene encoding syncoilin isoform X4, giving the protein MRDRAPQARWAGRTRRPPLPCWPCQAAPRTSKNSAEGRENRSRFFPTFAGAAPSPAARPPSPRLRCVSSAENCLIRRETIGENQIFAQSRCSGRRAACECQPALIPQGVTRHELSSVAERDLMAQPEPPPELQLDEARAPPAPQGAAEGAAPHPERAHSPLDPAGNGSKPLHGGSPDSRAVSRDPSLEINTAGAPLDEGAARAGIPLDVDGDGTGIPLDMDADGVEVPLDVHGGGTGIPVDQDTAGILDVDEGGTGIPLAMDEGGTGIPLAMDEGGTGIPLDEDTSGFLLDVDEGGTGIPVDKDTSGILDVDEGGTGIPLAMDEGGTGIPVDEDTSGFLLDVDEGGTGIPLDVDEGGTGIPLAMDTDRAGIPDHADGAGIPLAMDTEGAGGPLDANTPEQRCLSLEELGNYFQECIEVVEQLERERDRLIAELAQLREPALQEIRHAHEEIQAACRLLAKVELERDNLRDEIRQIKQKLFKVTKECVACQYQLESRRHDLSQHAAYQGELQSQAGQLSGELSQLKESCEKEKEVLRQRLEAPPCRQDNLYLQESRRLSLEFESFVAQSRRGLEEHYEPQLLRLLERREAGAKALQEMQGEIQGMKEALRPLQGEVSRLRMQNRSLEEQIVLVKQKRDEEVGQYREQVEELEDRLKELKNGVQLQQRKNQELEELRTSLHRELSIYKSCLEIYGHLCKPEEKAEQDS
- the SYNC gene encoding syncoilin isoform X8; this translates as MRDRAPQARWAGRTRRPPLPCWPCQAAPRTSKNSAEGRENRSRFFPTFAGAAPSPAARPPSPRLRCVSSAENCLIRRETIGENQIFAQSRCSGRRAACECQPALIPQGVTRHELSSVAERDLMAQPEPPPELQLDEARAPPAPQGAAEGAAPHPERAHSPLDPAGNGSKPLHGGSPDSRAVSRDPSLEINTAGAPLDEGAARAGIPLDVDGDGTGIPLDMDADGVEVPLDVHGGGTGIPVDQDTAGILDVDEGGTGIPLAMDEGGTGIPLAMDEGGTGIPLDEDTSGFLLDVDEGGTGIPVDKDTSGILDVDEGGTGIPLAMDEGGTGIPLDVDEGGTGIPLAMDTDRAGIPDHADGAGIPLAMDTEGAGGPLDANTPEQRCLSLEELGNYFQECIEVVEQLERERDRLIAELAQLREPALQEIRHAHEEIQAACRLLAKVELERDNLRDEIRQIKQKLFKVTKECVACQYQLESRRHDLSQHAAYQGELQSQAGQLSGELSQLKESCEKEKEVLRQRLEAPPCRQDNLYLQESRRLSLEFESFVAQSRRGLEEHYEPQLLRLLERREAGAKALQEMQGEIQGMKEALRPLQGEVSRLRMQNRSLEEQIVLVKQKRDEEVGQYREQVEELEDRLKELKNGVQLQQRKNQELEELRTSLHRELSIYKSCLEIYGHLCKPEEKAEQDS
- the SYNC gene encoding syncoilin isoform X15 codes for the protein MRDRAPQARWAGRTRRPPLPCWPCQAAPRTSKNSAEGRENRSRFFPTFAGAAPSPAARPPSPRLRCVSSAENCLIRRETIGENQIFAQSRCSGRRAACECQPALIPQGVTRHELSSVAERDLMAQPEPPPELQLDEARAPPAPQGAAEGAAPHPERAHSPLDPAGNGSKPLHGGSPDSRAVSRDPSLEINTAGAPLDEGAARAGIPLDVDGDGTGIPLDMDADGVEVPLDVHGGGTGIPVDQDTAGILDVDEGGTGIPLAMDEGGTGIPLAMDEGGTGIPLAMDTDRAGIPDHADGAGIPLAMDTEGAGGPLDANTPEQRCLSLEELGNYFQECIEVVEQLERERDRLIAELAQLREPALQEIRHAHEEIQAACRLLAKVELERDNLRDEIRQIKQKLFKVTKECVACQYQLESRRHDLSQHAAYQGELQSQAGQLSGELSQLKESCEKEKEVLRQRLEAPPCRQDNLYLQESRRLSLEFESFVAQSRRGLEEHYEPQLLRLLERREAGAKALQEMQGEIQGMKEALRPLQGEVSRLRMQNRSLEEQIVLVKQKRDEEVGQYREQVEELEDRLKELKNGVQLQQRKNQELEELRTSLHRELSIYKSCLEIYGHLCKPEEKAEQDS
- the SYNC gene encoding syncoilin isoform X6, with translation MRDRAPQARWAGRTRRPPLPCWPCQAAPRTSKNSAEGRENRSRFFPTFAGAAPSPAARPPSPRLRCVSSAENCLIRRETIGENQIFAQSRCSGRRAACECQPALIPQGVTRHELSSVAERDLMAQPEPPPELQLDEARAPPAPQGAAEGAAPHPERAHSPLDPAGNGSKPLHGGSPDSRAVSRDPSLEINTAGAPLDEGAARAGIPLDVDGDGTGIPLDMDADGVEVPLDVHGGGTGIPVDQDTAGILDVDEGGTGIPLDEDTSGFLLDVDEGGTGIPVDKDTSGILDVDEGGTGIPLAMDEGGTGIPVDEDTSGFLLDVDEGGTGIPLDVDEGGTGIPLDEDTSGFLLDVDEGGTGIPLAMDTDRAGIPDHADGAGIPLAMDTEGAGGPLDANTPEQRCLSLEELGNYFQECIEVVEQLERERDRLIAELAQLREPALQEIRHAHEEIQAACRLLAKVELERDNLRDEIRQIKQKLFKVTKECVACQYQLESRRHDLSQHAAYQGELQSQAGQLSGELSQLKESCEKEKEVLRQRLEAPPCRQDNLYLQESRRLSLEFESFVAQSRRGLEEHYEPQLLRLLERREAGAKALQEMQGEIQGMKEALRPLQGEVSRLRMQNRSLEEQIVLVKQKRDEEVGQYREQVEELEDRLKELKNGVQLQQRKNQELEELRTSLHRELSIYKSCLEIYGHLCKPEEKAEQDS
- the SYNC gene encoding syncoilin isoform X13, with product MRDRAPQARWAGRTRRPPLPCWPCQAAPRTSKNSAEGRENRSRFFPTFAGAAPSPAARPPSPRLRCVSSAENCLIRRETIGENQIFAQSRCSGRRAACECQPALIPQGVTRHELSSVAERDLMAQPEPPPELQLDEARAPPAPQGAAEGAAPHPERAHSPLDPAGNGSKPLHGGSPDSRAVSRDPSLEINTAGAPLDEGAARAGIPLDVDGDGTGIPLDMDADGVEVPLDVHGGGTGIPVDQDTAGILDVDEGGTGIPLAMDEGGTGIPLAMDEGGTGIPLDEDTSGFLLDVDEGGTGIPVDKDTSGILDVDEGGTGIPLAMDTDRAGIPDHADGAGIPLAMDTEGAGGPLDANTPEQRCLSLEELGNYFQECIEVVEQLERERDRLIAELAQLREPALQEIRHAHEEIQAACRLLAKVELERDNLRDEIRQIKQKLFKVTKECVACQYQLESRRHDLSQHAAYQGELQSQAGQLSGELSQLKESCEKEKEVLRQRLEAPPCRQDNLYLQESRRLSLEFESFVAQSRRGLEEHYEPQLLRLLERREAGAKALQEMQGEIQGMKEALRPLQGEVSRLRMQNRSLEEQIVLVKQKRDEEVGQYREQVEELEDRLKELKNGVQLQQRKNQELEELRTSLHRELSIYKSCLEIYGHLCKPEEKAEQDS
- the SYNC gene encoding syncoilin isoform X9, with protein sequence MRDRAPQARWAGRTRRPPLPCWPCQAAPRTSKNSAEGRENRSRFFPTFAGAAPSPAARPPSPRLRCVSSAENCLIRRETIGENQIFAQSRCSGRRAACECQPALIPQGVTRHELSSVAERDLMAQPEPPPELQLDEARAPPAPQGAAEGAAPHPERAHSPLDPAGNGSKPLHGGSPDSRAVSRDPSLEINTAGAPLDEGAARAGIPLDVDGDGTGIPLDMDADGVEVPLDVHGGGTGIPVDQDTAGILDVDEGGTGIPLAMDEGGTGIPLAMDEGGTGIPLDEDTSGFLLDVDEGGTGIPVDKDTSGILDVDEGGTGIPLDEDTSGFLLDVDEGGTGIPLAMDTDRAGIPDHADGAGIPLAMDTEGAGGPLDANTPEQRCLSLEELGNYFQECIEVVEQLERERDRLIAELAQLREPALQEIRHAHEEIQAACRLLAKVELERDNLRDEIRQIKQKLFKVTKECVACQYQLESRRHDLSQHAAYQGELQSQAGQLSGELSQLKESCEKEKEVLRQRLEAPPCRQDNLYLQESRRLSLEFESFVAQSRRGLEEHYEPQLLRLLERREAGAKALQEMQGEIQGMKEALRPLQGEVSRLRMQNRSLEEQIVLVKQKRDEEVGQYREQVEELEDRLKELKNGVQLQQRKNQELEELRTSLHRELSIYKSCLEIYGHLCKPEEKAEQDS
- the SYNC gene encoding syncoilin isoform X10 — its product is MRDRAPQARWAGRTRRPPLPCWPCQAAPRTSKNSAEGRENRSRFFPTFAGAAPSPAARPPSPRLRCVSSAENCLIRRETIGENQIFAQSRCSGRRAACECQPALIPQGVTRHELSSVAERDLMAQPEPPPELQLDEARAPPAPQGAAEGAAPHPERAHSPLDPAGNGSKPLHGGSPDSRAVSRDPSLEINTAGAPLDEGAARAGIPLDVDGDGTGIPLDMDADGVEVPLDVHGGGTGIPVDQDTAGILDVDEGGTGIPLAMDEGGTGIPLAMDEGGTGIPLDEDTSGFLLDVDEGGTGIPVDKDTSGILDVDEGGTGIPVDEDTSGFLLDVDEGGTGIPLAMDTDRAGIPDHADGAGIPLAMDTEGAGGPLDANTPEQRCLSLEELGNYFQECIEVVEQLERERDRLIAELAQLREPALQEIRHAHEEIQAACRLLAKVELERDNLRDEIRQIKQKLFKVTKECVACQYQLESRRHDLSQHAAYQGELQSQAGQLSGELSQLKESCEKEKEVLRQRLEAPPCRQDNLYLQESRRLSLEFESFVAQSRRGLEEHYEPQLLRLLERREAGAKALQEMQGEIQGMKEALRPLQGEVSRLRMQNRSLEEQIVLVKQKRDEEVGQYREQVEELEDRLKELKNGVQLQQRKNQELEELRTSLHRELSIYKSCLEIYGHLCKPEEKAEQDS